A region of Mustela nigripes isolate SB6536 chromosome 18, MUSNIG.SB6536, whole genome shotgun sequence DNA encodes the following proteins:
- the PPP1R3B gene encoding protein phosphatase 1 regulatory subunit 3B isoform X1, translating to MSCTRVLAYSSNPMMAVDIEYRYSCMAPSLRRERFTFKTSPKPSEPLRPCIQLSSRNEAGGMVAPTVQEKKVKKRVSFADNQGLALTMVKVFSEFDDPLDIPFNITELLDNIVSLTTAESESFVLDFTQPSADYLDFRNRLQTDHVCLENCVLKDKAIAGTVKVQNLAFEKTVKIRMTFDTWKSFTDFPCLYVKDTYAGSDRDTFSFEISLPAKIQSYERMEFAVCFECSGQTYWDSNKGKNYRIIRAELKAAQGAAEPQNGPDFGISFDHFGSPRCSYGLFPEWPSYLGYEKLGPYY from the exons ATGAGCTGCACCAG GGTTCTAGCCTATTCATCTAACCCCATGATGGCTGTGGACATAGAGTACAGATACAGCTGCATGGCCCCTTCCCTGCGCCGAGAGAGGTTCACCTTCAAGACCTCACCGAAGCCCAGCGAGCCACTGAGGCCGTGCATTCAGCTAAGCAGCAGGAATGAAGCCGGCGGGATGGTGGCCCCCACGGTCCAGGAGAAGAAGGTGAAAAAGCGGGTGTCCTTCGCAGACAACCAAGGGCTGGCCCTGACAATGGTCAAAGTGTTCTCAGAATTCGATGACCCGTTAGATATTCCCTTTAACATCACTGAGCTCCTAGACAACATTGTGAGCTTGACGACAGCAGAGAGCGAGAGCTTTGTTCTGGATTTCACCCAGCCTTCCGCTGATTACTTAGACTTCAGAAACCGGCTTCAGACCGACCACGTATGCCTTGAAAACTGTGTCCTGAAGGACAAAGCCATCGCAGGCACAGTGAAGGTGCAGAACCTGGCGTTTGAGAAGACGGTGAAAATAAGAATGACATTCGACACCTGGAAAAGCTTCACAGACTTTCCCTGTCTGTATGTGAAGGACACTTACGCTGGCTCGGACAGGGACACCTTCTCCTTTGAGATCAGCTTGCCTGCGAAAATTCAGTCTTATGAGAGGATGGAGTTTGCCGTGTGCTTTGAGTGCAGTGGACAGACGTACTGGGACAGCAACAAAGGGAAAAACTATAGGATCATCCGAGCCGAGCTGAAAGCCGCGCAGGGTGCCGCCGAGCCACAAAACGGACCCGATTTTGGAATATCCTTTGACCACTTTGGGAGCCCTCGGTGTTCCTACGGTCTGTTTCCGGAGTGGCCGAGTTATTTAGGATATGAAAAACTAGGTCCCTACTATTAG
- the PPP1R3B gene encoding protein phosphatase 1 regulatory subunit 3B isoform X2, which yields MMAVDIEYRYSCMAPSLRRERFTFKTSPKPSEPLRPCIQLSSRNEAGGMVAPTVQEKKVKKRVSFADNQGLALTMVKVFSEFDDPLDIPFNITELLDNIVSLTTAESESFVLDFTQPSADYLDFRNRLQTDHVCLENCVLKDKAIAGTVKVQNLAFEKTVKIRMTFDTWKSFTDFPCLYVKDTYAGSDRDTFSFEISLPAKIQSYERMEFAVCFECSGQTYWDSNKGKNYRIIRAELKAAQGAAEPQNGPDFGISFDHFGSPRCSYGLFPEWPSYLGYEKLGPYY from the coding sequence ATGATGGCTGTGGACATAGAGTACAGATACAGCTGCATGGCCCCTTCCCTGCGCCGAGAGAGGTTCACCTTCAAGACCTCACCGAAGCCCAGCGAGCCACTGAGGCCGTGCATTCAGCTAAGCAGCAGGAATGAAGCCGGCGGGATGGTGGCCCCCACGGTCCAGGAGAAGAAGGTGAAAAAGCGGGTGTCCTTCGCAGACAACCAAGGGCTGGCCCTGACAATGGTCAAAGTGTTCTCAGAATTCGATGACCCGTTAGATATTCCCTTTAACATCACTGAGCTCCTAGACAACATTGTGAGCTTGACGACAGCAGAGAGCGAGAGCTTTGTTCTGGATTTCACCCAGCCTTCCGCTGATTACTTAGACTTCAGAAACCGGCTTCAGACCGACCACGTATGCCTTGAAAACTGTGTCCTGAAGGACAAAGCCATCGCAGGCACAGTGAAGGTGCAGAACCTGGCGTTTGAGAAGACGGTGAAAATAAGAATGACATTCGACACCTGGAAAAGCTTCACAGACTTTCCCTGTCTGTATGTGAAGGACACTTACGCTGGCTCGGACAGGGACACCTTCTCCTTTGAGATCAGCTTGCCTGCGAAAATTCAGTCTTATGAGAGGATGGAGTTTGCCGTGTGCTTTGAGTGCAGTGGACAGACGTACTGGGACAGCAACAAAGGGAAAAACTATAGGATCATCCGAGCCGAGCTGAAAGCCGCGCAGGGTGCCGCCGAGCCACAAAACGGACCCGATTTTGGAATATCCTTTGACCACTTTGGGAGCCCTCGGTGTTCCTACGGTCTGTTTCCGGAGTGGCCGAGTTATTTAGGATATGAAAAACTAGGTCCCTACTATTAG